In the Diceros bicornis minor isolate mBicDic1 chromosome X, mDicBic1.mat.cur, whole genome shotgun sequence genome, GTAGCCTAAGGGGGGCAGAGGAGCTTGCAGCACAGCTACGGACTGACCTATTGATTCCCCGCTGCTTCTCAGAGTCAGGTTGGGGCCTTACAGGGATTTCAGGATGGCTTAGAGAGTTTCTTCCTCATACCCAAGCCACCATGTACAGAAGCTGCCTTTTGGAAAAAGAAGCGGGCATGTACCCGGGCACTCTCAGGAGCCCTGCGGGGGGCGGCACCGCTGGGGCTGTCGGCACCGGGGGCGGTGGGAGTCCGCTGCCAGCCTCCAACTTTGCAGCGGCCCCAGCTTACGCACACTATATGGGGTATCCCCATATACCCAGCATGGATCCTCACGGGCCGCCGCTGGGAAACTGGGGCCCACCCTATAGTCCCCCTCGGGGAGACTGGAGCGCTTATCCAGGGCCATCAAATACAATGGGCGCGGTGCCCATGAACGACATGACCTCGAGCCCCGCAGCTTTTGGATCGCCGGAATACAGCAACCTGGGACCCGCGGGCGGTGGAAGCAGCAGTGGCAGCCTGCCAGCCCCAGCCGGCGGGTCACTGTTCCCCATCGACGCCAGCACCGTCAGTGTCAGTTCTCCCAGCAGAAGTCGTCACAGCCCCTATGCGTGGATGCGCAAGACTGTGCAGGTGACTGGTGAGTAATCGATTCTAATGCCCTCACACCTTTCCTTCCTTTGCTTCTCGTCTACTTCCCTTGGCCTGCCCGCCCTCCTACTCCTCGGGCCTCTCCTGAGACAGCTTAGCTGAGGAGACCACTGCGTGGCtgactgcccagggcccccgccCATTAGTGACCACCCTCGCGTGTAGCCCTGCTCAAAGCCCACAGTGTGTGGCACTTGGAATTAAACCGACCTTAGGGGTGTTTTTCATCATTCCCTGATCAGTCAAGGAAGCAAGCGGGTGAACAGTGGGCATGTTGAGTCACAAGGATCAGCATCCAACCCTGTAGTTgcccagatgggaaagcagatGCACGGAAAAGATCAAAGGGTGAATGAGGCGAAAAGATAGCCACGGTGTCCGGAGGCTCAGTCACTGCTGCTTGCCCGTTGCATTTCAAACTCTTCCCTACGTGGGCGAGTCGGCCTCTCCCAAAATCTCGTGATGCTCAACTTAGCTTCACGGTGCTTGGCTGGCAACAGACCCTCCAGTTTAGCCACGAATGCCCCAATGGCAAAGcggcctcctcaccctggcctctCAAGGAAGCTCCAGCTTCCTTCGCCCAAGTTGGCAGAGGTGAGCTGGACTCAAACCCAATGCCTTCTTTCAATGTCCTTTCCGCCAGTGGAGGCATTGAGGAAGGGTACAGCACACCGCATGGACATAGTAAACTACTCAAACCCTAACATCCGCTGGGCGCGCTCGAATATCAGCCCCAGCACTAAGTGGTTAAAGCCCTCATAACTGTCCCGGCAGGCGTCCCGAGGCGCAGGGTTTGGATGCAGGTCAGTGACCGCGCGCGGTGAAGGCCCAGAAAGCCCAGCCTAACGCTGACCCACGCTCCTACCAGCAAGCCAGTGGGCGGCTGCTGGGACCCGCGGGCGGGGGAAGTGGGCACTCTGTTTTAATCTTGGACGAGGTGGTAGGCGGGGAGATGTTTGTTTTCAGCTGTAGTTGTTCTTTTATCACATTCTTATTATTCCAACCCGTTGCTCCCTGTGACTCGAGAAAATTAGTAAAATTCGACTCCATCACTTTCATCCCTCTGGGGAGGAAATGACATTTCAATAGCATCTGTCCACAATGATTATGCTCCTGTTCACAATTCTGCACTTCTTCTCCCTTCCAAAAAGTAAAggtgggagggtgggaagggATCAACTTTTACCATTAAGAGGATTCAGCCGGGAGGAGGCAGTTTAGGACATACTAGGGCAGCAATCTCAAAGTATAAGTAGAGCTTAAATACTTGGCTTTAAAGTGTTTGGAAGTaaatctgcattttttaaaaatataggtgAGTCGGCTGACtaaatagaataaatagaaaatgaggTTAGGGTGGGGCATACTCAGGGCTGTTATTACATCTAATCTTAGGGTTGTAATTAACGTCCATTCACTAAGCCCTAACCATTAGCAACAGACAGGAAAGTAGCTGCTCCCAGTCCAGGATTAAGTTTTGAAACACTTTAGAAGAGGAAAGTTATCTGTATGTTGTTTGGAAGAGAGAACGATGGGGAAAAAGGGACAAGATAAAAGAAATCTTGAGTCATGAATTTTCTGTTTATAAGAGAAAATACGACAAGTTTCTCTGCTTAAAGTCTTCCATTTGGATTTGCTTTTATGGGCCAGAGTCTCTCTCTTAGGTAATTCTGGTGCCAAGAGAGTTTAGAAAGAGACTACTTAGTCTGTGGTATCGTCATCATTAGTGAAGCTATGTACCTGGCTGTacaatgccaccttcacaagatTTTCTATCCAACTTCtatgagaaatttaaaattgaatgatTTTGGACCTCCTTTGACTCCTGGCAGCCTATCCTATAGATGAGACTTTATTAAATTCAATCATTTTAACGTCCTATAAATTAAAACTACCACTTTGCTATATTTTTGTAGCCCAAGGTGCATATTTAGCAACAATTTAAGAATATGATGGAAACTATGGAccctctccccagaaaaatgcacaaaagcACACctgcacgcacacacgcacacacacacatcattttaaaaataattttgggatATTCATGGATCCACTGAAGCCCTTTCATGGATCTCAAGTTATGAACTCTACAAAAAAATGAAGCTGATCATCTCATTGGATCACTCCAAACCAAAATGCACCCATTTGTGTGCTTAATACATAGtgagtattaaataaatatttgttaaatgaatgaatgagtcggATTCTCCTAAATTTTCTACTTCACTCTATAGTATTGTGGGACAACATTTGGCTTATGGCTGAGAAGAAAATAGATGAACTACAAAATGGAAGTAACCTCTCCCTGATTAAGGTAATCAAATGAAAGCTCTTTCCATtactgaaaaatgttttaaatagcggtgagttaaagaaagaaaaatacacgTATTAGGGGACAATCAGTAAACATTTCATCATGATTATTATCACATTTGATTTTCTAATGAGAGAAAGGGGACTGGCATACAGAGTAAATGACTGTCTCCTAGGTGATTTGATTAAAAAgtgagatatttttatttccactttgtTCCCTAAATGGTCTGTTCCAATACAcatctcatttaaaaattatatgaaaaggaACCTGACAGAAAGTTTCTgtgaaaattaagaatttcatattttaaatattgtcaGTGCATTAGAGCTAAGAGCTTTTCTTTTACGCAGAGTTGTAGCCCTGGATGAGCACTGGCAAGGTGGTAATCTAAACAGGGCTGGAGAGAGGCTTTCTTGTTAGGGGTGAGAAAGAGGGGGAGAGAAAGAAGTGACTGAATAATTCTGATGAAGCCACTGGACAAAACACTGAGGAAGATATATTTAAAGGGTTTTATTCAATTAGGACACTTCAGAAAATGAGTTGCTTAATAATTCTCGAAGCTTATCATTGTCTTCCTTAGTTTTGATCCTTTCATTGgacaatttttataaatgaattgGGATGCAAGCTTTAACTAAAAGCAGCAAAGGATTACCATAAGATGGAAAGTCATCAGGATGAGGTCAATTGCACTGTACTCCCTATAGAAGGAAATTGATTTTCATCATTTTTACCCtcaccatcatcattgtcatGACCCTTAGATTTGGAGAGTGCTTCTCTGCCTAACAGCACTTTCCCAGCCAGTCTCTCAAACGAGCACATTTAGGGTGATAATAAGTTATCATATATGATGACGCTTGCTTGCAAACTCTGTGGGGATACTGTCTCCTGGATAATGGGAAGGAGTCCATCCATCCTGAATTACAAAGGTTTGTCTGAGTCTTTGCGGGGGgaatgggggaagagggaggtgaGGCAATGAAATCTCACTACAGAGGGATGAAAGCAGCCCTTTAATACACCTTAACCATTGTTACTTTCCTAAATTAACTCACAATAGTGTCAGAGAAGGGGATCCTTCATCCTCATAAACGTAGTCTTTAGGAGAAGAGAATAGCTTGAACAATAAAAGTTAGTACTCTTAGTGTTTTATTGGTGCTTTGGTATGGGAATATGGATATTATGCTCTACTGGAAAATGTCCAAATCCTATTCAATTCGATTTCATCATTTAAGGGGCAGAGGCAATGACAGGGGTGGAAAAGAAGACAGTTCTGGGGGAGGGACACAAGAGGAGCACCGGGAAATGGGGATTCATTTCTCTTTGTAAACTGTGCAGTCAATATTTTCCCTTAGCTACATCTTCTTGAGGTTTGAGGTCTTATCTGTCAGATTGGGGCAACAGACCCTTTTTAACACTTCCAATGGCTTTGATATGCAGCGGGGCTCTTCCTCGTTCCTCCTTTCTTCAAGGGTTATATTGCCGGAAAGGGTGAGGATTTTCATGGCAAATAAAGAGGCCTGGTCTTGACTTTATTGTCCTCAGAAGAAACTGCAAGAGGAGAATTTATGACCAATGGGGGTAGGGAAGGACTGCAACCTTCCAGAGTTCTTGAAGTCTGGTTATATTTACTTATTATCAAAGAGTCGAAAACACAGGCACACACAAGTTGAATTTTAACTTCTGCCTCAGGTTATAATTTAAATACTCAGCCACCTTGGTATTAGGAAGGGTTTTAGGAAACATCTCTTCAAAGATATATTTTGATCCTAAGATTTGAGgttctggaaataaattaaacttCAAAGTTTTCATTGTAAGCTCAAATATACATTCTGCCTTTGTAACATACCAAAAATGCCAGACCCCTGGGTTTCCTGGGTTTCCGTCTGGATTCAGAAAATCAACCCAAAGTTTGGGCCTTTGAGGTAGGTTAACTGGAGTTCATCTTTCACCATTTTCAAGGGGAAAGTTTTGTTTAGTTCATTAGTCCATGAGTTAGTCAGCcatttagtttaatcttaaaaCATATTTCTCACCTAGAATTTGTTTCTACAAtcatgtcccttttttttttctttcctagagatGAAAGAGTGTCTGACATTTGTTTAGGGCTTGTAAATTCCAAACCAATTGGCCGGTGTTCCTGAATGTAAAGAGGGTTCAGGATGGAATCTGATGCTGTGTAGCTCCTTTGTTAGGCCTGTGCTATATCTTAACACCTCAATGGAGTTTAGGGAACCACTTTAAAGAAAGCTTTGTCCTACAGATTGTTCCCCAAAATATCACATCAAAAACAACCAGGGAAGATCAGAAGGAGTTTGCTAAAAGCcatggagaaaaggaggaagatcctGGAGGgggttaaaaaaattgaaaagaaagggAAACTTCCTAATCACCTTTCAAAAATTTGAAAGGAGGAATAAAACTCTATTTGAAGGAGGGCATGAGAAATTAGTTAAATGTTGTAACACAAAGCAAATGTTTGTATATCCTTTCAAAGAATACTAGAATGCTCACTTTACTCTGCTTAAGTCAACGCCCCCTCCTTCCCCCATTCATTATCCACTTGGGAATAAAAATTGGTTTAAGactctcacaaaaaacaaactaaactaTTTGTTTCTAATAGGTAATAGGGGCTCTCCTAGAACAGAATCTAAGTGATAATAAacgctttctttttaaattacaatCCAAATGAAATTTTCTCTAGAATGTGTGTAACTAATAATGTCAGGATCACAGAATAGTTTGC is a window encoding:
- the CDX4 gene encoding homeobox protein CDX-4: MYRSCLLEKEAGMYPGTLRSPAGGGTAGAVGTGGGGSPLPASNFAAAPAYAHYMGYPHIPSMDPHGPPLGNWGPPYSPPRGDWSAYPGPSNTMGAVPMNDMTSSPAAFGSPEYSNLGPAGGGSSSGSLPAPAGGSLFPIDASTVSVSSPSRSRHSPYAWMRKTVQVTGKTRTKEKYRVVYTDHQRLELEKEFHCNRYITIRRKSELAVNLGLSERQVKIWFQNRRAKERKMIKKKISQFENSGGSVQSDSGSISPGELPNTFFTTPSAVRGFQPIEIQQVIVSE